The DNA window GCAAACACAAAACGTTCATCGCAATTTGTTTTTAGAGAAGATACTATTAGCGCCTGCAGTTGTTAAATCTTCTTCACTGCGAACTGAAGaaatcatttaatataaaagaatgagTGCGTTTAAAGAAAAAGTCTCAAATCAACTATCTCGTCTCTTTGCCAGTTCACCCAATTCTTCTTCTCCTGATAATTCTCAGGTAATTTAACCTTCCTTTTATGATTTCctgctttttatttctattgttttgatgggttttcttcttgttcttcttcccTTCGTTCCCTATAGTAGAATGTTAGATCTGGTTGCTTTTATACAACGTAGCTGGGCACTTGAATcgcttttgttgattttgattgtTTCAGTTTGGATATAGAAACCTCAACATCCTGGACAACAAAAGGAATTCAGATttggttttagatttttaagAATTCTGTTTTTGGTGCTGGCTGGATCCATTGTTTGGTAgctgaaaaaacataacaaaatactGAAAACCCTTCTTGGTAGCTAAGAGAATACGAGAAAAGAAGGCAAAAAGAAACATGGGTTCTTATACTTTCACTGCTTGTACcggaaaaaatcaaaactttatcGAAACCAACTCCTGTAGCTTTGAATTTTTACGGATTTTAGAATTTGTAAGGAGAAGGTAATTGGTTTGTTTTGGGGCTCTTTAcacttgttaatttttattggttCTGTTTGTGACGCAAGATTTTTGAATGTGTAGGCCAGGCCGTGCTCTAAAGGGGAAAAATCATCTTCATATTTTCCCTTCGCCATCCCTTCACTAAGCTTTGTCGGGTCTAGATCTAACAAGCACCAGGACGAGTTAAAACCAATTCAATCACTTCCTGTTAGATGGAACGGTAAAGATCTTGAACAGCGAGAAGAATACTCAGATAGGTATCATGAATGCAGCACAATATGCGAGACAGAGGAATTCCAAAAATCTTGTAAAGACGACAAAGAATACAATGCAGCTTTCGAAAACAATCAAACTGTTAAAAGTCATGACGGTAATGATGATGCTGCCCCTGCAAGGAGCAGTAGtgataatgatttatttgaAGAAGCAAATAATCAGACTCCACGAAAGCCTTTTCCCTGTCTCATGGACGAGTCCACTTTTATTTCCTCAGAGCTGTATGAGTTCTTGCTCTCATCCCTTCCTAATATTGTGAAGGGATGCCAGTGGACCTTGCTGTACAGGTAAGGTTTTTGCTAATAAACCCGCAGCCTTTTGTGCTGCTGCACAACTGTTCTTCCATTtggatcttgattttttttgttggtgattTCAAATGAAGGGCAGTACGTTGAAGCATGGCATATCACTTCATACACTTATTCGCAAGAGTGCTGCTGTTTCTGGTCCTTGTTTGCTGGTATGTCATTGCTATGTTCTGACAAATTCCATATGGTAAGGGTTCATCATTTTAGTCGTTTTTCAACTGGTTTAAACTTGTTTTCTGCTACTTATAGATTACCGGCGATAGACAAGGTGCTGTGTTTGGTGGGCTGCTAGAATGTCCATTGAAACCTACTGCTAAGAGAAAATATCAGGTAACCTTGTCTTTACTGTATTGGTTTACAATTTACATGTTTGGGTGTTGTCCTCCCTGCTTTTTTCTACATTCAAATTTCAAACGGTTCCTTGAACACTCTTACCATTTTCCGATACTTGTGACAGGGGACAAACCAATCATTTGTATTTACCACTATTTATGGTGAACCAAGGATATTTAGACCAACTGGTGAGCACTTTTACGCACTTCATTTCTTTACAGATTAATGCAAATAATAACTTCATTATACACACATCTAGCAACTTGATAAATGAAACTGCTATCATGTTCCGGGTATCATCAACAATCATATTTGGTTAGTTTGTATATCAAATGATGATTTGATCAGTCTCTTACAAAGAGAATTGAGGAAACTTTGTTGCGCGTTGCTGAGATGTGAATAATAGTTGAAGCCAGTTCATGCTGAGAAACGTATACATGGTCTGGGAGGGGTATTcttatgtaaagaaaaaaagaaaaaagaaaaaaaaaaccatgctttTTAGACatccatgttttttcaatgaaacTTTGGTACTTTGAGTATCCTGTATCCTGTGTGTAAATATTAAGAAAGAGTCTGTCTGCTGAATTTGTGGGATGTTTGATTGGTGAATGATAATTATTTAGTTGACCTTAGGAATTACAAGCCAGAAATATTCAATCTTCCTCAGAAGTTTGTATTGTAATCAACCAGGACTTgggatcaaattaaaacaataacagTGATGAGCCCCCGCTCAATTAAATATACCATTTTCAAAGAGAGCATTTTGAGGTCTGCTGACTGCAGCCCTTTTTTCTGCTAATGCAAAGCATAATaaatcaacaagtttattaattataaatctaaTGGAAATTATAATTGATGGTTGCTTTCTTGATGGACAGAAAGCTGCTCTTTGGGAATTTGATGTgcaattttactattttaattcTCTCTAACGTTAGAGTTTGCTATCTTTTGTTTCAGAGAGATACTATTAAGATTGAAAAGCCATAAAATTTGAGCTGATCCCGTGGTTCATTTATGTAAATAGGTGCCAACAGATATTACTACTTGTGCTTGAATGACATACTAGCACTTGGAGGTGGTGGCAACTTTGCTTTGTGCATGGATGGAGATCTGTGAGTTCCTTTTCTATTAATTCCTCTTTGAAATACTCTCCATTTGCTGCAAAAGTTTTAGTGTTTGTTTCTTTacataacccttttttttttttaatcttggaaAAGGTTGAATGGAACTAGTGGACCTTGTCAAACATTTGGTAACTTGTGCCTGGCCCATAACCCAGAGTTTGAGTTAAAGAATGTTGAGGTAATCTAACTGTTTTTAACTGTCTTTGGCAACTTTGGCAATTTTTGTtccattttgttaatttttttcgagTTACTGTCTGAATCTTTCGTGGTTGACAAGTGAAAAAGTAAACATGGGCTTCTGTCCTTGCAACTTCATCAAACCCGCTCAGAGCCACTTGTTTCTTACCTTTCATTTGAATGCTTGTCACTCTCTGGCTGCATAGGTTAAGGCTGTCTCCAGCATGTCATGGTTTGCGAgtgaataattaaaatacaagaGGCTTCTGCTTTCGTAGGAATTTATTGACAAATTTTAAGCATCATAGGAATAGCTACCGTTTCAACTTCTGAGATCCTTTTTTCTCCCTGTAATAACGATATATTCTTGTTGCAGCTCTGGGGGTTCACACATGCATCAAAATACCTTACCTGATGATGCTAGGCAAGATATGGAAGCTTCTTGTTTTAACGCCTTTCATTAGTTTGTGATTTCAT is part of the Populus alba chromosome 10, ASM523922v2, whole genome shotgun sequence genome and encodes:
- the LOC118048899 gene encoding uncharacterized protein isoform X1, translated to MGSYTFTACTGKNQNFIETNSCSFEFLRILEFVRRRPCSKGEKSSSYFPFAIPSLSFVGSRSNKHQDELKPIQSLPVRWNGKDLEQREEYSDRYHECSTICETEEFQKSCKDDKEYNAAFENNQTVKSHDGNDDAAPARSSSDNDLFEEANNQTPRKPFPCLMDESTFISSELYEFLLSSLPNIVKGCQWTLLYSTLKHGISLHTLIRKSAAVSGPCLLITGDRQGAVFGGLLECPLKPTAKRKYQGTNQSFVFTTIYGEPRIFRPTGANRYYYLCLNDILALGGGGNFALCMDGDLLNGTSGPCQTFGNLCLAHNPEFELKNVELWGFTHASKYLT
- the LOC118048899 gene encoding uncharacterized protein isoform X2, which gives rise to MSAFKEKVSNQLSRLFASSPNSSSPDNSQARPCSKGEKSSSYFPFAIPSLSFVGSRSNKHQDELKPIQSLPVRWNGKDLEQREEYSDRYHECSTICETEEFQKSCKDDKEYNAAFENNQTVKSHDGNDDAAPARSSSDNDLFEEANNQTPRKPFPCLMDESTFISSELYEFLLSSLPNIVKGCQWTLLYSTLKHGISLHTLIRKSAAVSGPCLLITGDRQGAVFGGLLECPLKPTAKRKYQGTNQSFVFTTIYGEPRIFRPTGANRYYYLCLNDILALGGGGNFALCMDGDLLNGTSGPCQTFGNLCLAHNPEFELKNVELWGFTHASKYLT